One Solanum lycopersicum chromosome 2, SLM_r2.1 genomic region harbors:
- the LOC101267765 gene encoding mediator of RNA polymerase II transcription subunit 16 isoform X1: protein MNNQQPPVAKDTEVEKEEESSSVITNSLEPSTNKVHEKPDIIIEDDDDDHPAAIVAMVTEKEVSSVDDDPMDEDTVNPAVVFCIRLKQPRSNLLHKMSVPELCRNFSAVAWCGKLNAIACASETCARIPSSNANPPFWIPIHIVIPERPTECTVFNVIADSPRDSVQFIEWSPTSCPRALLIANFHGRITIWTQPSQGSANLVRDASCWQRDYEWHQDIAVVTKWLSGVSPYRWLSTRTGGSAKSTFEEKFLSQQPQSPAGWPNFLCVCSVFSSGSVQLHWSQWPPNQNGAPSKWFCTSKGLLGAGPSGIMAADAIITDSGAMHVAGVPIVNPSTVVVWEVAPGPGNGFQATPKTSVSNGVPASLNPPSWDGYAPLAAYLLSSQEYLLQEAKQGKKLTEQHYSDMVTLHCSPVSNFSAYVSPEAAAQSTATTTWGSGVTAVAFDPTRGGSVIAVVIVEGQYMSPYDPDEGPSITGWRVQRWESSVEDVVLHQIFGNPTSSFGGQAPKQTVWVSKVIKCIPAGNDFKRPQAVGAGPVPFGKNMADSGVEMGKRVSFDPFDLPSDVRTLARIVYSAHGGEIAVAFLRGGVHVFSGPSFTPVDNYHIDVGSAIASPAFSSTSCCSASVWHDTTRDCTILKIIRVLPPAVPSNQVKANSANWERAIAERFWWSLLVGVDWWDAVGCTQSAAEDGIVALNSVIAVLDADFHSLPSTQHRQQYGPSLDRIKCRLLEGTNAQEVRAMVLDMQARLLLDMLGKGIESALTNPSALVPEPWQASSETLFGIDPEAMAVEPSLVPSIQAYVDAILDLASHFITRLRRYASFCRTLASHAVTAGTGGSRSMVTSPTQSASSPATSQGAQGGTASSAGSTQMQAWVQGAIAKISSTADSVPSSAPNPITGPSTFMPISINTGTFPGTPAVRLIGDCHFLHRLCQLLHFCFFFRGTQLPRFMGAAQRNADSSMQKPQSGIPGKTEDSNSGAKPTLGGQVGTGAKGSEEGPSKRSRIGSGNAGQGYTYEEVKVLFLILMDLCRRTAGLVHPLPVSQVGSNNIQVRLHYIDGNYTVLPEVVEASLGPHMQNMPRPRGADAAGLLLRELELHPPAEEWHRRNMFGGPWSDPEDVDDNSKLSPSRDLTQYSSLENCDVYYGAHGLWPRKRRMSERDAAFGLNTSVGLGAYLGIMGSRRDVVTAVWKTGLEGVWYKCIRCLRQTSAFASPGGNPSANQHEKEVWWISRWACGCPMCGGTWVRVV, encoded by the exons ATGAACAATCAACAACCACCTGTTGCTAAAGATACTGAAGTGGAGAAGGAGGAAGAGTCTTCTTCTGTGATTACCAATtctctagaaccttctactAATAAGGTTCACGAGAAACCGGATATCATTATTGAAGACGACGACGACGATCATCCTGCTGCAATTGTGGCTATGGTGACGGAGAAGGAGGTCTCTTCTGTTGACGATGATCCCATGGATGAGGATACTGTCAATCCTGCTGTCGTCTTTTGTATTAGGCTCAAACAACCTAGGTCAAATTTGCTTCATAAAATGAGTGTTCCTGAACTTTGCCGCAATTTCag tGCTGTTGCTTGGTGTGGAAAGCTAAATGCAATAGCTTGTGCGTCTGAAACATGTGCAAGGATTCCAAG TTCAAATGCAAATCCACCTTTCTGGATCCCTATACATATCGTCATCCCAGAGCGACCAACTGAGTGCACTGTGTTCAATGTTATAGCAG ACTCCCCTCGTGATTCCGTCCAATTCATTGAATGGTCTCCAACTTCGTGTCCACGTGCACTACTCATAGCTAACTTTCATGGGAGAATAACAATCTGGACTCAGCCTTCACAA GGTTCAGCTAATCTGGTACGAGATGCTAGTTGTTGGCAGCGAGATTACGAATGGCATCAAGATATTGCAGTTGTTACAAAGTGGTTATCAGGAGTTTCTCCG TATAGGTGGCTTTCAACAAGAACGGGCGGTTCCGCTAAGTCAACATTTGAGGAGAAATTCCTTTCGCAGCAACCACAATCTCCAG CTGGATGGCCAAATTTTCTGTGTGTATGCTCTGTCTTCTCATCAGGGTCTGTTCAGCTCCACTGGTCTCAATGGCCACCTAATCAGAATGGTGCACCATCAAAGTGGTTTTGCACAAGCAAAGGGCTATTGGGAGCGGGGCCTAGTGGCATCATGGCTGCTGATGCTATCATAACAGACTCTGGAGCAATGCATGTTGCTGGAGTTCCCATTGTCAATCCATCAACTGTTGTCGTCTGGGAGGTAGCACCTGGCCCTGGTAATGGATTTCAAGCAACTCCGAAGACAAGTGTAAGCAATGGGGTTCCAGCATCACTTAATCCACCTTCTTGGGATGGATATGCCCCTTTAGCTGCATATTTGCTTAGCTCGCAGGAGTATTTATTACAAGAGGCTAAGCAAGGCAAAAAGCTAACGGAACAACATTACAGTGACATGGTCACGCTTCATTGCTCGCCAGTTTCCAACTTTTCTGCATATGTTAGTCCTGAAGCTGCTGCTCAATCCACAGCTACCACAACATGGGGTTCTGGTGTTACTGCAGTTGCTTTTGACCCGACCCGTGGTGGTTCTGTGATAGCTGTTGTGATTGTTGAGG GACAATATATGTCGCCTTATGATCCTGATGAAGGCCCTTCAATCACAGGATGGAGGGTTCAACGCTGGGAATCATCTGTGGAGGATGTTGTCCTCCACCAGATATTTGGAAATCCCACGTCCAGCTTCGGTGGCCAAGCACCAAAACAGACAGTATGGGTGAGTAAAGTAATTAAATGTATCCCAGCTGGAAATGATTTTAAGAGACCCCAAGCTGTGGGAGCCGGACCAGTtccttttggaaaaaatatggCTGACTCTGGTGTTGAGATGGGAAAGAGGGTTAGTTTTGATCCCTTTGATCTTCCAAGTGATGTGAGAACCCTTGCTCGTATTGTGTATTCTGCTCATGGTGGTGAGATAGCTGTCGCTTTTCTACGAGGTGGAGTCCATGTATTCTCAGGTCCAAGCTTCACCCCTGTTGATAACTACCATATTGATGTTGGATCTGCCATTGCTTCTCCGGCCTTCTCTTCGACGAGTTGCTGCTCAGCTTCTGTTTGGCATGATACCACCAGAGATTGTACAATATTGAAGATTATTCGAGTTCTTCCTCCTGCTGTTCCTAGTAATCAGGTGAAAGCCAATTCTGCGAATTGGGAACGTGCAATTGCTGAGAG ATTTTGGTGGAGTCTTTTGGTTGGAGTTGATTGGTGGGATGCTGTGGGATGCACACAAAGTGCTGCTGAGGATGGGATTG TTGCTTTGAACAGTGTCATTGCTGTACTGGATGCAGATTTCCATTCCCTCCCTTCAACTCAGCATAGACAGCAGTATGGACCG AGTCTAGACAGGATAAAATGCAGGCTTCTAGAAGGTACAAATGCTCAAGAAGTCCGGGCAATGGTGCTTGACATGCAAGCAAGATTGTTGCTAGATATGCTTGGCAAGGGAATCGAATCAGCTTTAACAAACCCATCAGCATTGGTTCCGGAGCCATGGCAAGCTTCTAGCGAGACACTGTTTGGTATTGATCCTGAGGCGATGGCTGTTGAACCATCACTTGTGCCAAGTATCCAG GCATATGTAGATGCGATACTGGATCTGGCGTCTCATTTCATCACGCGCTTACGGCGCTATGCAAGTTTCTGCCGTACATTGGCTAGTCATGCTGTTACTGCAGGTACAGGTGGGAGTAGGAGTATGGTGACTAGTCCTACTCAAAGTGCTTCATCTCCTGCCACTTCCCAGG GTGCTCAGGGTGGTACTGCAAGTTCTGCTGGGAGCACTCAGATGCAAGCTTGGGTACAAGGAGCTATAGCAAAAATTAGCAGTACAGCCGACAGTGTTCCTAGTTCAGCCCCAAACCCCATCACTGGTCCTTCTACATTTATGCCGATAAGTATCAACACTGGCACTTTCCCTGGAACTCCGGCTGTTAGGCTTATAGGGGACTGCCATTTTCTTCATCGGCTATGTCAACTTCTGCATTTCTGTTTTTTCTTCCGTGGAACACAATTACCGCGTTTTATGGGGGCTGCTCAAAGGAATGCTGATTCTTCAATGCAAAAACCTCAGTCCGGTATTCCAGGCAAAACAGAAGATTCCAACTCTGGTGCAAAACCAACGCTAGGCGGTCAGGTTGGAACAGGAGCAAAGGGGTCTGAAGAAGGTCCATCTAAACGGTCTAGGATTGGTTCTGGAAATGCTGGTCAAGGATACACATATGAGGAG GTGAAGGTCCTTTTTCTTATTCTGATGGATCTTTGTCGCCGGACTGCTGGTTTGGTACATCCGCTGCCAGTTTCTCAGGTTGGGAGCAACAACATTCAGGTCCGCCTTCATTATATTGATGGGAACTATACTGTATTGCCGGAAGTAGTTGAAGCTTCCCTGGGACCTCACATGCAG AATATGCCTAGGCCTAGAGGTGCAGATGCTGCTGGGCTGCTATTGCGTGAGTTAGAACTCCATCCACCTGCTGAGGAATGGCACAGGAGAAATATGTTTGGTGGACCTTGGTCTGATCCAGAAGATGTGGATGACAATTCTAAGCTTAGCCCATCAAGGGATTTGACACAGTACAGCTCATTAGAAAACTGTGATGTATATTATGGAGCTCATGGTTTGTGGCCTAGGAAACGCAGGATGTCTGAAAGAGATGCTGCTTTTGGGCTGAATACTTCAGTGGGGCTGGGTGCATATCTTGGTATAATGGGATCTCGACGAGATGTTGTGACAGCTGTTTGGAAGACTGGGCTTGAAGGGGTTTGGTACAAG TGCATAAGATGTTTGAGACAGACTTCAGCTTTTGCTTCACCAGGTGGCAACCCTTCTGCCAATCAACATGAGAAGGAAGTATGGTGGATCAGCCGGTGGGCATGTGGCTGTCCCATGTGTGGTGGGACTTGGGTTAGAGTTGTATAG
- the LOC101267765 gene encoding mediator of RNA polymerase II transcription subunit 16 isoform X2 codes for MLVVGSEITNGIKILQLLQSGYQEFLRWLSTRTGGSAKSTFEEKFLSQQPQSPAGWPNFLCVCSVFSSGSVQLHWSQWPPNQNGAPSKWFCTSKGLLGAGPSGIMAADAIITDSGAMHVAGVPIVNPSTVVVWEVAPGPGNGFQATPKTSVSNGVPASLNPPSWDGYAPLAAYLLSSQEYLLQEAKQGKKLTEQHYSDMVTLHCSPVSNFSAYVSPEAAAQSTATTTWGSGVTAVAFDPTRGGSVIAVVIVEGQYMSPYDPDEGPSITGWRVQRWESSVEDVVLHQIFGNPTSSFGGQAPKQTVWVSKVIKCIPAGNDFKRPQAVGAGPVPFGKNMADSGVEMGKRVSFDPFDLPSDVRTLARIVYSAHGGEIAVAFLRGGVHVFSGPSFTPVDNYHIDVGSAIASPAFSSTSCCSASVWHDTTRDCTILKIIRVLPPAVPSNQVKANSANWERAIAERFWWSLLVGVDWWDAVGCTQSAAEDGIVALNSVIAVLDADFHSLPSTQHRQQYGPSLDRIKCRLLEGTNAQEVRAMVLDMQARLLLDMLGKGIESALTNPSALVPEPWQASSETLFGIDPEAMAVEPSLVPSIQAYVDAILDLASHFITRLRRYASFCRTLASHAVTAGTGGSRSMVTSPTQSASSPATSQGAQGGTASSAGSTQMQAWVQGAIAKISSTADSVPSSAPNPITGPSTFMPISINTGTFPGTPAVRLIGDCHFLHRLCQLLHFCFFFRGTQLPRFMGAAQRNADSSMQKPQSGIPGKTEDSNSGAKPTLGGQVGTGAKGSEEGPSKRSRIGSGNAGQGYTYEEVKVLFLILMDLCRRTAGLVHPLPVSQVGSNNIQVRLHYIDGNYTVLPEVVEASLGPHMQNMPRPRGADAAGLLLRELELHPPAEEWHRRNMFGGPWSDPEDVDDNSKLSPSRDLTQYSSLENCDVYYGAHGLWPRKRRMSERDAAFGLNTSVGLGAYLGIMGSRRDVVTAVWKTGLEGVWYKCIRCLRQTSAFASPGGNPSANQHEKEVWWISRWACGCPMCGGTWVRVV; via the exons ATGCTAGTTGTTGGCAGCGAGATTACGAATGGCATCAAGATATTGCAGTTGTTACAAAGTGGTTATCAGGAGTTTCTCCG GTGGCTTTCAACAAGAACGGGCGGTTCCGCTAAGTCAACATTTGAGGAGAAATTCCTTTCGCAGCAACCACAATCTCCAG CTGGATGGCCAAATTTTCTGTGTGTATGCTCTGTCTTCTCATCAGGGTCTGTTCAGCTCCACTGGTCTCAATGGCCACCTAATCAGAATGGTGCACCATCAAAGTGGTTTTGCACAAGCAAAGGGCTATTGGGAGCGGGGCCTAGTGGCATCATGGCTGCTGATGCTATCATAACAGACTCTGGAGCAATGCATGTTGCTGGAGTTCCCATTGTCAATCCATCAACTGTTGTCGTCTGGGAGGTAGCACCTGGCCCTGGTAATGGATTTCAAGCAACTCCGAAGACAAGTGTAAGCAATGGGGTTCCAGCATCACTTAATCCACCTTCTTGGGATGGATATGCCCCTTTAGCTGCATATTTGCTTAGCTCGCAGGAGTATTTATTACAAGAGGCTAAGCAAGGCAAAAAGCTAACGGAACAACATTACAGTGACATGGTCACGCTTCATTGCTCGCCAGTTTCCAACTTTTCTGCATATGTTAGTCCTGAAGCTGCTGCTCAATCCACAGCTACCACAACATGGGGTTCTGGTGTTACTGCAGTTGCTTTTGACCCGACCCGTGGTGGTTCTGTGATAGCTGTTGTGATTGTTGAGG GACAATATATGTCGCCTTATGATCCTGATGAAGGCCCTTCAATCACAGGATGGAGGGTTCAACGCTGGGAATCATCTGTGGAGGATGTTGTCCTCCACCAGATATTTGGAAATCCCACGTCCAGCTTCGGTGGCCAAGCACCAAAACAGACAGTATGGGTGAGTAAAGTAATTAAATGTATCCCAGCTGGAAATGATTTTAAGAGACCCCAAGCTGTGGGAGCCGGACCAGTtccttttggaaaaaatatggCTGACTCTGGTGTTGAGATGGGAAAGAGGGTTAGTTTTGATCCCTTTGATCTTCCAAGTGATGTGAGAACCCTTGCTCGTATTGTGTATTCTGCTCATGGTGGTGAGATAGCTGTCGCTTTTCTACGAGGTGGAGTCCATGTATTCTCAGGTCCAAGCTTCACCCCTGTTGATAACTACCATATTGATGTTGGATCTGCCATTGCTTCTCCGGCCTTCTCTTCGACGAGTTGCTGCTCAGCTTCTGTTTGGCATGATACCACCAGAGATTGTACAATATTGAAGATTATTCGAGTTCTTCCTCCTGCTGTTCCTAGTAATCAGGTGAAAGCCAATTCTGCGAATTGGGAACGTGCAATTGCTGAGAG ATTTTGGTGGAGTCTTTTGGTTGGAGTTGATTGGTGGGATGCTGTGGGATGCACACAAAGTGCTGCTGAGGATGGGATTG TTGCTTTGAACAGTGTCATTGCTGTACTGGATGCAGATTTCCATTCCCTCCCTTCAACTCAGCATAGACAGCAGTATGGACCG AGTCTAGACAGGATAAAATGCAGGCTTCTAGAAGGTACAAATGCTCAAGAAGTCCGGGCAATGGTGCTTGACATGCAAGCAAGATTGTTGCTAGATATGCTTGGCAAGGGAATCGAATCAGCTTTAACAAACCCATCAGCATTGGTTCCGGAGCCATGGCAAGCTTCTAGCGAGACACTGTTTGGTATTGATCCTGAGGCGATGGCTGTTGAACCATCACTTGTGCCAAGTATCCAG GCATATGTAGATGCGATACTGGATCTGGCGTCTCATTTCATCACGCGCTTACGGCGCTATGCAAGTTTCTGCCGTACATTGGCTAGTCATGCTGTTACTGCAGGTACAGGTGGGAGTAGGAGTATGGTGACTAGTCCTACTCAAAGTGCTTCATCTCCTGCCACTTCCCAGG GTGCTCAGGGTGGTACTGCAAGTTCTGCTGGGAGCACTCAGATGCAAGCTTGGGTACAAGGAGCTATAGCAAAAATTAGCAGTACAGCCGACAGTGTTCCTAGTTCAGCCCCAAACCCCATCACTGGTCCTTCTACATTTATGCCGATAAGTATCAACACTGGCACTTTCCCTGGAACTCCGGCTGTTAGGCTTATAGGGGACTGCCATTTTCTTCATCGGCTATGTCAACTTCTGCATTTCTGTTTTTTCTTCCGTGGAACACAATTACCGCGTTTTATGGGGGCTGCTCAAAGGAATGCTGATTCTTCAATGCAAAAACCTCAGTCCGGTATTCCAGGCAAAACAGAAGATTCCAACTCTGGTGCAAAACCAACGCTAGGCGGTCAGGTTGGAACAGGAGCAAAGGGGTCTGAAGAAGGTCCATCTAAACGGTCTAGGATTGGTTCTGGAAATGCTGGTCAAGGATACACATATGAGGAG GTGAAGGTCCTTTTTCTTATTCTGATGGATCTTTGTCGCCGGACTGCTGGTTTGGTACATCCGCTGCCAGTTTCTCAGGTTGGGAGCAACAACATTCAGGTCCGCCTTCATTATATTGATGGGAACTATACTGTATTGCCGGAAGTAGTTGAAGCTTCCCTGGGACCTCACATGCAG AATATGCCTAGGCCTAGAGGTGCAGATGCTGCTGGGCTGCTATTGCGTGAGTTAGAACTCCATCCACCTGCTGAGGAATGGCACAGGAGAAATATGTTTGGTGGACCTTGGTCTGATCCAGAAGATGTGGATGACAATTCTAAGCTTAGCCCATCAAGGGATTTGACACAGTACAGCTCATTAGAAAACTGTGATGTATATTATGGAGCTCATGGTTTGTGGCCTAGGAAACGCAGGATGTCTGAAAGAGATGCTGCTTTTGGGCTGAATACTTCAGTGGGGCTGGGTGCATATCTTGGTATAATGGGATCTCGACGAGATGTTGTGACAGCTGTTTGGAAGACTGGGCTTGAAGGGGTTTGGTACAAG TGCATAAGATGTTTGAGACAGACTTCAGCTTTTGCTTCACCAGGTGGCAACCCTTCTGCCAATCAACATGAGAAGGAAGTATGGTGGATCAGCCGGTGGGCATGTGGCTGTCCCATGTGTGGTGGGACTTGGGTTAGAGTTGTATAG
- the LOC101267765 gene encoding mediator of RNA polymerase II transcription subunit 16 isoform X3 has protein sequence MNNQQPPVAKDTEVEKEEESSSVITNSLEPSTNKVHEKPDIIIEDDDDDHPAAIVAMVTEKEVSSVDDDPMDEDTVNPAVVFCIRLKQPRSNLLHKMSVPELCRNFSAVAWCGKLNAIACASETCARIPSSNANPPFWIPIHIVIPERPTECTVFNVIADSPRDSVQFIEWSPTSCPRALLIANFHGRITIWTQPSQGSANLVRDASCWQRDYEWHQDIAVVTKWLSGVSPYRWLSTRTGGSAKSTFEEKFLSQQPQSPAGWPNFLCVCSVFSSGSVQLHWSQWPPNQNGAPSKWFCTSKGLLGAGPSGIMAADAIITDSGAMHVAGVPIVNPSTVVVWEVAPGPGNGFQATPKTSVSNGVPASLNPPSWDGYAPLAAYLLSSQEYLLQEAKQGKKLTEQHYSDMVTLHCSPVSNFSAYVSPEAAAQSTATTTWGSGVTAVAFDPTRGGSVIAVVIVEGQYMSPYDPDEGPSITGWRVQRWESSVEDVVLHQIFGNPTSSFGGQAPKQTVWVSKVIKCIPAGNDFKRPQAVGAGPVPFGKNMADSGVEMGKRVSFDPFDLPSDVRTLARIVYSAHGGEIAVAFLRGGVHVFSGPSFTPVDNYHIDVGSAIASPAFSSTSCCSASVWHDTTRDCTILKIIRVLPPAVPSNQVKANSANWERAIAERFWWSLLVGVDWWDAVGCTQSAAEDGIVALNSVIAVLDADFHSLPSTQHRQQYGPSLDRIKCRLLEGTNAQEVRAMVLDMQARLLLDMLGKGIESALTNPSALVPEPWQASSETLFGIDPEAMAVEPSLVPSIQAYVDAILDLASHFITRLRRYASFCRTLASHAVTAGTGGSRSMVTSPTQSASSPATSQGAQGGTASSAGSTQMQAWVQGAIAKISSTADSVPSSAPNPITGPSTFMPISINTGTFPGTPAVRLIGDCHFLHRLCQLLHFCFFFRGTQLPRFMGAAQRNADSSMQKPQSGIPGKTEDSNSGAKPTLGGQVGTGAKGSEEGPSKRSRIGSGNAGQGYTYEEHQIGGFRIAGDS, from the exons ATGAACAATCAACAACCACCTGTTGCTAAAGATACTGAAGTGGAGAAGGAGGAAGAGTCTTCTTCTGTGATTACCAATtctctagaaccttctactAATAAGGTTCACGAGAAACCGGATATCATTATTGAAGACGACGACGACGATCATCCTGCTGCAATTGTGGCTATGGTGACGGAGAAGGAGGTCTCTTCTGTTGACGATGATCCCATGGATGAGGATACTGTCAATCCTGCTGTCGTCTTTTGTATTAGGCTCAAACAACCTAGGTCAAATTTGCTTCATAAAATGAGTGTTCCTGAACTTTGCCGCAATTTCag tGCTGTTGCTTGGTGTGGAAAGCTAAATGCAATAGCTTGTGCGTCTGAAACATGTGCAAGGATTCCAAG TTCAAATGCAAATCCACCTTTCTGGATCCCTATACATATCGTCATCCCAGAGCGACCAACTGAGTGCACTGTGTTCAATGTTATAGCAG ACTCCCCTCGTGATTCCGTCCAATTCATTGAATGGTCTCCAACTTCGTGTCCACGTGCACTACTCATAGCTAACTTTCATGGGAGAATAACAATCTGGACTCAGCCTTCACAA GGTTCAGCTAATCTGGTACGAGATGCTAGTTGTTGGCAGCGAGATTACGAATGGCATCAAGATATTGCAGTTGTTACAAAGTGGTTATCAGGAGTTTCTCCG TATAGGTGGCTTTCAACAAGAACGGGCGGTTCCGCTAAGTCAACATTTGAGGAGAAATTCCTTTCGCAGCAACCACAATCTCCAG CTGGATGGCCAAATTTTCTGTGTGTATGCTCTGTCTTCTCATCAGGGTCTGTTCAGCTCCACTGGTCTCAATGGCCACCTAATCAGAATGGTGCACCATCAAAGTGGTTTTGCACAAGCAAAGGGCTATTGGGAGCGGGGCCTAGTGGCATCATGGCTGCTGATGCTATCATAACAGACTCTGGAGCAATGCATGTTGCTGGAGTTCCCATTGTCAATCCATCAACTGTTGTCGTCTGGGAGGTAGCACCTGGCCCTGGTAATGGATTTCAAGCAACTCCGAAGACAAGTGTAAGCAATGGGGTTCCAGCATCACTTAATCCACCTTCTTGGGATGGATATGCCCCTTTAGCTGCATATTTGCTTAGCTCGCAGGAGTATTTATTACAAGAGGCTAAGCAAGGCAAAAAGCTAACGGAACAACATTACAGTGACATGGTCACGCTTCATTGCTCGCCAGTTTCCAACTTTTCTGCATATGTTAGTCCTGAAGCTGCTGCTCAATCCACAGCTACCACAACATGGGGTTCTGGTGTTACTGCAGTTGCTTTTGACCCGACCCGTGGTGGTTCTGTGATAGCTGTTGTGATTGTTGAGG GACAATATATGTCGCCTTATGATCCTGATGAAGGCCCTTCAATCACAGGATGGAGGGTTCAACGCTGGGAATCATCTGTGGAGGATGTTGTCCTCCACCAGATATTTGGAAATCCCACGTCCAGCTTCGGTGGCCAAGCACCAAAACAGACAGTATGGGTGAGTAAAGTAATTAAATGTATCCCAGCTGGAAATGATTTTAAGAGACCCCAAGCTGTGGGAGCCGGACCAGTtccttttggaaaaaatatggCTGACTCTGGTGTTGAGATGGGAAAGAGGGTTAGTTTTGATCCCTTTGATCTTCCAAGTGATGTGAGAACCCTTGCTCGTATTGTGTATTCTGCTCATGGTGGTGAGATAGCTGTCGCTTTTCTACGAGGTGGAGTCCATGTATTCTCAGGTCCAAGCTTCACCCCTGTTGATAACTACCATATTGATGTTGGATCTGCCATTGCTTCTCCGGCCTTCTCTTCGACGAGTTGCTGCTCAGCTTCTGTTTGGCATGATACCACCAGAGATTGTACAATATTGAAGATTATTCGAGTTCTTCCTCCTGCTGTTCCTAGTAATCAGGTGAAAGCCAATTCTGCGAATTGGGAACGTGCAATTGCTGAGAG ATTTTGGTGGAGTCTTTTGGTTGGAGTTGATTGGTGGGATGCTGTGGGATGCACACAAAGTGCTGCTGAGGATGGGATTG TTGCTTTGAACAGTGTCATTGCTGTACTGGATGCAGATTTCCATTCCCTCCCTTCAACTCAGCATAGACAGCAGTATGGACCG AGTCTAGACAGGATAAAATGCAGGCTTCTAGAAGGTACAAATGCTCAAGAAGTCCGGGCAATGGTGCTTGACATGCAAGCAAGATTGTTGCTAGATATGCTTGGCAAGGGAATCGAATCAGCTTTAACAAACCCATCAGCATTGGTTCCGGAGCCATGGCAAGCTTCTAGCGAGACACTGTTTGGTATTGATCCTGAGGCGATGGCTGTTGAACCATCACTTGTGCCAAGTATCCAG GCATATGTAGATGCGATACTGGATCTGGCGTCTCATTTCATCACGCGCTTACGGCGCTATGCAAGTTTCTGCCGTACATTGGCTAGTCATGCTGTTACTGCAGGTACAGGTGGGAGTAGGAGTATGGTGACTAGTCCTACTCAAAGTGCTTCATCTCCTGCCACTTCCCAGG GTGCTCAGGGTGGTACTGCAAGTTCTGCTGGGAGCACTCAGATGCAAGCTTGGGTACAAGGAGCTATAGCAAAAATTAGCAGTACAGCCGACAGTGTTCCTAGTTCAGCCCCAAACCCCATCACTGGTCCTTCTACATTTATGCCGATAAGTATCAACACTGGCACTTTCCCTGGAACTCCGGCTGTTAGGCTTATAGGGGACTGCCATTTTCTTCATCGGCTATGTCAACTTCTGCATTTCTGTTTTTTCTTCCGTGGAACACAATTACCGCGTTTTATGGGGGCTGCTCAAAGGAATGCTGATTCTTCAATGCAAAAACCTCAGTCCGGTATTCCAGGCAAAACAGAAGATTCCAACTCTGGTGCAAAACCAACGCTAGGCGGTCAGGTTGGAACAGGAGCAAAGGGGTCTGAAGAAGGTCCATCTAAACGGTCTAGGATTGGTTCTGGAAATGCTGGTCAAGGATACACATATGAGGAG CACCAAATTGGTGGTTTCAGAATAGCCGGAGACTCCTAG
- the LOC101267476 gene encoding cold-responsive protein kinase 1-like, whose amino-acid sequence MSCCFFGDRKKGHDLVHHDTRDAGGDSIASTKNFSFNELRLATNNFHQINKIGRGGFGTVYKGTLKQGKDVAVKTLAAESRQGLREFLTEIETISNVKHPNLVEIIGCCADGNNRILVYEYLENRSLDRALFGSRTSIKLEWEKRTTICLGTARGLAYLHEELVPHIVHRDIKASNILLDKDYTPKIGDFGLAKLFPDNITHISTKIAGTTGYLAPEYVLGGQLTMKADVYSFGVLILEAVSGKSSSSRIWQGDKRSLLEWSWRLYQEEKLLELVDEELDEFPEREVVRYIKTALFCTQANANRRPMMSQVIEMLSRDIQLNEKELTPPGFFEDSEGSVQSRLKISRGNTSQQSSVHITITQVTPR is encoded by the exons ATGAGTTGTTGCTTCTTTGGCGACCGGAAAAAGGGTCATGATCTCGTTCACCATGATACAAGAGATGCAGGAG GTGACTCCATTGCAAGCACAAAGAATTTTTCATTTAATGAATTAAGATTAGCAACCAACAACTtccatcaaattaataaaatagggCGAGGCGGTTTTGGCACAGTATACAAG GGAACTCTAAAACAAGGAAAAGATGTTGCTGTGAAGACACTAGCAGCAGAATCAAGGCAGGGTTTGCGGGAGTTTTTGACAGAAATTGAGACAATATCAAATGTCAAACATCCAAATCTAGTTGAGATAATTGGATGCTGTGCTGATGGAAATAACCGGATTTTGGTCTATGAATATTTAGAAAATAGAAGCCTTGATCGGGCACTGTTTG GTTCAAGGACTAGTATTAAGTTAGAATGGGAAAAAAGGACTACTATTTGCTTGGGTACTGCTCGAGGTCTTGCATATCTACATGAAGAACTAGTGCCACATATAGTGCACAGGGATATAAAAGCTAGTAATATTCTGCTTGACAAGGATTATACACCAAAAATTGGAGATTTTGGGCTTGCTAAACTTTTCCCAGATAACATCACTCATATCAGCACAAAGATAGCAGGAACAAC AGGCTATCTGGCGCCTGAATATGTATTAGGCGGACAATTAACGATGAAGGCTGATGTTTACAGTTTTGGGGTCCTAATACTGGAAGCAGTTAGTGGCAAGAGCAGCAGCAGCAGAATTTGGCAAGGTGATAAGAGGTCACTTCTTGAATGG TCCTGGCGGCTCTATCAAGAGGAGAAACTATTGGAGTTGGTGGATGAAGAACTAGATGAATTCCCGGAGAGAGAAGTCGTCAGGTACATCAAGACGGCTCTGTTTTGCACACAAGCAAATGCAAACAGAAGACCAATGATGAGCCAGGTTATTGAGATGCTTTCAAGAGATATCCAGCTAAATGAGAAAGAACTTACACCACCTGGTTTCTTCGAAGATTCTGAAGGAAGCGTGCAATCAAGATTGAAGATATCTAGAGGTAATACTAGTCAACAAAGTTCTGTACACATCACAATTACTCAGGTGACCCCTAGATAG